A single Cnuibacter physcomitrellae DNA region contains:
- a CDS encoding 3-hydroxyacyl-CoA dehydrogenase NAD-binding domain-containing protein, which yields MSSLPSIATVVGSGTMGPGIAATLARAGVTVRLYDISADAIAKAEAAYGVVQNVLEAVDSPSAPGGSVSFGTDLDAALADTELIIEAVPEKLELKRSVLADLEARIGADVIIATNTSGIPITTMAESMTVPGRLIGMHWSNPPHLIPMIEIIPGQATDEALVGKLTEIVKSFNYVPVLEKEIAGFVENRVLYAILRECMALLEEGIVTPEGLDACVKWGIGYKLSVIGPTRLLDMAGLDIYQAVSSYLNKELDASTETPQLIKDKIAAGQLGFKSGGGMYEYGEGDVDAKRKEIITGLIAARKTLSSIPNV from the coding sequence ATGAGCAGCCTTCCCAGCATCGCCACCGTCGTCGGCTCGGGCACCATGGGCCCCGGCATCGCCGCGACCCTCGCCCGCGCGGGTGTCACCGTGCGTCTGTACGACATCTCCGCCGACGCCATCGCGAAGGCGGAGGCCGCCTACGGCGTCGTCCAGAACGTCCTCGAGGCGGTCGACTCCCCGTCGGCGCCCGGCGGATCCGTCTCGTTCGGCACCGACCTCGACGCCGCGCTCGCCGACACCGAGCTCATCATCGAGGCCGTTCCCGAGAAGCTCGAGCTGAAGCGGTCGGTCCTCGCCGACCTCGAGGCCCGCATCGGCGCCGACGTCATCATCGCGACGAACACCTCCGGCATCCCGATCACCACCATGGCCGAGTCGATGACCGTCCCCGGTCGTCTCATCGGCATGCACTGGTCGAACCCGCCGCACCTCATCCCGATGATCGAGATCATCCCCGGGCAGGCCACCGACGAGGCGCTCGTCGGGAAGCTCACCGAGATCGTGAAGTCGTTCAACTACGTGCCCGTGCTCGAGAAGGAGATCGCCGGCTTCGTCGAGAACCGCGTGCTCTACGCGATCCTGCGCGAGTGCATGGCGCTCCTCGAGGAGGGCATCGTCACGCCCGAGGGTCTCGACGCCTGCGTGAAGTGGGGCATCGGCTACAAGCTGTCGGTGATCGGCCCCACGCGCCTGCTCGACATGGCCGGCCTCGACATCTACCAGGCCGTGTCGAGCTACCTCAACAAGGAGCTCGACGCCTCCACCGAGACGCCGCAGCTGATCAAGGACAAGATCGCCGCCGGACAGCTCGGCTTCAAGTCGGGCGGCGGGATGTACGAGTACGGCGAGGGCGACGTCGACGCCAAGCGCAAGGAGATCATCACCGGCCTCATCGCCGCCCGCAAGACGCTGTCGTCCATCCCGAACGTCTGA
- the opgC gene encoding OpgC domain-containing protein: MPSAASRPRSRLFLGAALAAIGFVVLGPLPAATASAIVSPSTSVRSAGDDELIPDRGARLGSVLDWAGDSVADQSDRLGSPSSLYEHDITLPMGDDSASYLAQFFQQTAAAGAAAIVTVNPAVPLDRIDGPTAEAFAEDLAAIARPEGAELLIRFAPDMNAPWVAWGQQPAAYRAAFGQVAAAMRDTLPSARMVWSPAAGTDYPFAAGRAAEGAIAEADTTGDGRLDSADDPYGPYAPDPTEVDWVGLSVFHDDTGGGPAVNTVPPDDELLTALTGGGRPDLDFYGRFAEEDAHPMLIETAAFFSPSAAGPSELEIKQAWWRQVLEAVDSGDLDRLAAVVWRDTTTTRGVVGESVIDWSISLDPAIRAAFLADAADSELTWGPVRAPSESDGDAPSAREGAVALGGVLGWLVVALVLAAVVALFVIAVLRRGRSGLAYTGPPNRDQRIDLLRGVAIVFVVINHIGLVSLFQDVTQEAVGVVSGAELFVLLSGAVLGLVYRPKLVSGGIGEVVLRTAGRSRKLYVTALVVVLLVFFVTRLPFVDGTTVTTFTDQGTGAAGSGAAGRVYDLYSGADRLLQYPVDPQAVIDVLLLRVGPWQFNVMGLYVVLLLISPLVLWALSRRWWAPVLAVSVGLYVVGMLTRQRLLPSQFEDSFPLLVWQLLFVVGLTAGFHRREILEWFRSRAGLVVLGVVVIAATLFMLFSWNNPYTVSPLDARLALMPDNVFRTFYEQGFLRTYLAPGRLLNVLVLVVALYALLSAYWRPVNAVVGWFFIPLGQATLYVFVMHVFFALIAANVPVLASGGVWIDTLANAVILALLWVMVRTRFLFRIVPR; the protein is encoded by the coding sequence GTGCCGAGCGCCGCTTCGCGGCCTCGATCCCGCCTCTTCCTCGGTGCCGCCCTCGCGGCGATCGGCTTCGTGGTCCTCGGCCCGCTGCCGGCTGCGACCGCGTCCGCGATCGTGTCCCCGTCGACGTCCGTCCGCTCCGCAGGCGACGACGAGCTGATCCCGGATCGAGGCGCACGGCTCGGGTCCGTCCTCGACTGGGCGGGCGACTCCGTGGCCGATCAGAGCGACAGGCTGGGCTCCCCCTCGTCCCTGTACGAGCACGACATCACGCTCCCGATGGGTGACGACAGCGCCTCCTACCTGGCGCAGTTCTTCCAGCAGACCGCCGCAGCAGGGGCCGCGGCCATCGTCACGGTGAACCCCGCGGTGCCTCTCGACAGGATCGACGGCCCCACGGCGGAGGCCTTCGCAGAGGACCTGGCCGCGATCGCGCGGCCCGAGGGTGCGGAGCTCCTCATCCGCTTCGCTCCCGACATGAACGCGCCCTGGGTGGCGTGGGGGCAGCAGCCCGCCGCGTACCGGGCGGCGTTCGGGCAGGTCGCGGCGGCGATGCGCGACACGCTGCCCTCGGCCCGGATGGTGTGGTCGCCCGCGGCGGGCACGGACTACCCGTTCGCGGCCGGGCGAGCAGCGGAGGGAGCGATCGCCGAGGCGGACACCACGGGCGACGGGCGACTCGACTCGGCCGACGACCCGTACGGACCGTACGCTCCGGACCCGACGGAGGTGGACTGGGTCGGGCTCTCGGTCTTCCACGACGACACCGGCGGCGGTCCGGCGGTGAACACCGTCCCGCCCGACGACGAGCTGCTCACCGCGCTCACGGGCGGCGGGCGGCCCGACCTCGACTTCTACGGCCGGTTCGCCGAGGAGGACGCGCATCCGATGCTCATCGAGACGGCGGCGTTCTTCAGCCCGTCTGCGGCCGGGCCGTCGGAGCTCGAGATCAAGCAGGCCTGGTGGCGTCAGGTTCTCGAGGCGGTCGACTCGGGCGACCTCGACCGCCTGGCGGCGGTCGTCTGGCGGGACACGACGACCACCCGCGGCGTGGTGGGCGAGTCGGTGATCGACTGGAGCATCTCGCTCGACCCGGCGATCCGCGCTGCCTTCCTCGCGGACGCGGCCGACTCGGAGCTGACCTGGGGTCCCGTCCGAGCACCGAGCGAGTCCGACGGCGACGCACCTTCCGCCAGGGAGGGAGCCGTCGCCCTCGGCGGTGTCCTCGGATGGCTGGTCGTCGCACTCGTGCTGGCCGCCGTGGTCGCGCTGTTCGTGATCGCGGTGCTGCGACGCGGGAGGAGCGGCCTGGCCTACACGGGCCCACCGAACCGGGATCAGCGCATCGACCTCCTGCGCGGAGTCGCGATCGTCTTCGTCGTGATCAACCACATCGGACTGGTGTCCCTCTTCCAGGACGTGACCCAGGAGGCGGTCGGCGTGGTGTCGGGAGCGGAGCTGTTCGTCCTCCTCTCGGGCGCCGTGCTGGGCCTGGTCTACCGGCCGAAGCTCGTCTCCGGGGGCATCGGCGAGGTGGTGCTCCGCACCGCGGGACGGTCACGGAAGCTCTACGTCACCGCGCTCGTCGTGGTGCTGCTCGTGTTCTTCGTCACGAGACTGCCCTTCGTCGACGGCACGACGGTCACGACGTTCACCGACCAGGGCACCGGGGCGGCCGGGTCGGGCGCCGCCGGTCGGGTCTACGACCTCTACTCCGGCGCGGATCGCCTCCTGCAGTATCCGGTGGATCCCCAGGCGGTCATCGACGTCCTGCTGCTCCGAGTGGGTCCGTGGCAGTTCAACGTGATGGGCCTCTACGTCGTGCTGCTGCTGATCTCGCCGCTCGTGCTGTGGGCGCTGTCGCGGCGGTGGTGGGCCCCGGTGCTGGCCGTCAGCGTCGGCCTGTACGTCGTGGGCATGCTGACGCGACAGCGACTCCTGCCCTCGCAGTTCGAGGACTCCTTCCCCCTCCTGGTCTGGCAGCTCCTGTTCGTCGTGGGGCTCACCGCCGGGTTCCACCGGCGCGAGATCCTGGAGTGGTTCCGCAGCCGCGCCGGCCTCGTCGTCCTCGGCGTCGTCGTCATCGCGGCCACGCTGTTCATGCTGTTCTCCTGGAACAACCCCTACACGGTGAGCCCGCTCGACGCGCGTCTGGCGCTCATGCCCGACAACGTGTTCCGTACTTTCTACGAGCAGGGCTTCCTCCGCACGTACCTCGCGCCGGGCCGGCTGCTCAACGTGCTCGTCCTCGTCGTCGCGCTGTACGCCCTGCTCAGCGCGTACTGGCGACCGGTGAACGCCGTGGTCGGGTGGTTCTTCATCCCGCTCGGTCAGGCCACCCTCTACGTCTTCGTCATGCACGTGTTCTTCGCCCTGATCGCCGCCAACGTGCCGGTGCTCGCCTCGGGCGGGGTGTGGATCGACACGCTCGCGAACGCCGTGATCCTCGCCCTGCTCTGGGTGATGGTGAGGACCCGTTTCCTGTTCCGGATCGTGCCGAGGTAG
- a CDS encoding alpha/beta hydrolase family protein, with the protein MTGTPHEADAGVSRRVLLGLAATGGVGSLLWSTGVGGAAAAASATTAPVVPAAPGATGTVASGLTPFPQQDDLNFQTQFNYGEAAYGAAEVGEVAAAVEEVQAALAQIGTANLPVYQPYNDTFEALAARMAADADAEKTAGRLASARSKYLRAAGYYTSVLFFVLGGSAPTREAEVYRAMQRCWAEAAALLDPVWTRVEIPMTVRFPSASGTPVARSVTVPAYWARASGDGPKPTVIINNGSDAQLVDTFAFGGAAALERGYNALMFEGPGQGSLLFEQDIPFTPHWEDVITPLVDFVLAQPETDAASVALTGWSFGGLLVMRAAAHEHRLAAVVADPVFYNPLTPYARLQGIPNDVWVNDVYPSFPQHGPQGRDALRFLLGKRGEIFGEAFHQQALSGVVIQDLVGLLDAIGAYTGDAAMFGAVTAHSLLLTYEGDDFFTGQDVDARSWLTSVASLSQHDFTAAEGAQFHCAPMAPQVRNEVVYDWLDGIFGRVPTPPSPPAPVVPPAPPAAGGSAASTLAATGVAAGPAAVIATGLGAAGAGAIALARGGSPRRSS; encoded by the coding sequence ATGACGGGCACTCCTCACGAGGCGGATGCGGGCGTCAGCCGCAGGGTCCTGCTCGGCCTGGCGGCCACGGGCGGCGTCGGCTCGCTCCTGTGGTCCACCGGGGTCGGCGGCGCGGCAGCGGCGGCGTCCGCGACCACGGCCCCTGTCGTTCCGGCCGCACCCGGCGCGACCGGCACCGTGGCCTCCGGCCTCACCCCGTTCCCTCAACAGGACGACCTGAACTTCCAGACCCAGTTCAACTACGGCGAGGCCGCCTACGGCGCCGCCGAGGTCGGCGAGGTCGCCGCCGCCGTCGAGGAGGTGCAGGCGGCGCTCGCGCAGATCGGCACGGCGAACCTCCCCGTCTATCAGCCCTACAACGACACCTTCGAGGCGCTGGCGGCGCGGATGGCGGCGGATGCGGACGCCGAGAAGACTGCCGGACGCCTCGCGAGCGCGCGCTCCAAGTACCTCCGTGCCGCGGGCTACTACACGAGCGTGCTGTTCTTCGTCCTCGGCGGAAGCGCGCCGACCAGGGAGGCGGAGGTCTACCGCGCCATGCAGCGCTGCTGGGCGGAGGCCGCCGCGCTCCTCGATCCGGTCTGGACCCGGGTCGAGATCCCGATGACCGTCCGGTTCCCGTCTGCCTCGGGCACCCCCGTCGCACGGAGCGTCACCGTGCCGGCCTACTGGGCTCGCGCGTCCGGAGACGGCCCCAAGCCCACGGTGATCATCAACAACGGCAGCGACGCACAGCTCGTCGACACCTTCGCCTTCGGCGGCGCGGCCGCGCTCGAACGCGGATACAACGCGCTGATGTTCGAGGGCCCGGGTCAGGGGTCGCTGCTCTTCGAGCAGGACATCCCCTTCACGCCGCACTGGGAGGACGTGATCACCCCCCTCGTCGACTTCGTGCTCGCTCAGCCCGAGACAGACGCGGCCTCGGTGGCCCTCACGGGCTGGAGCTTCGGCGGATTGCTGGTCATGCGTGCCGCCGCGCACGAGCACCGGCTCGCCGCCGTCGTGGCCGATCCGGTGTTCTACAATCCCCTCACCCCCTACGCCCGTCTGCAGGGCATCCCGAACGACGTCTGGGTGAACGACGTGTATCCGTCGTTCCCGCAGCACGGACCACAGGGCAGGGATGCGCTCCGGTTCCTGCTCGGCAAGCGCGGCGAGATCTTCGGCGAGGCGTTCCACCAGCAAGCGCTCTCCGGCGTGGTCATCCAGGACCTCGTAGGCCTCCTCGACGCGATCGGCGCCTACACGGGGGACGCCGCGATGTTCGGCGCGGTCACCGCCCATTCGCTGCTCCTCACCTACGAGGGAGACGACTTCTTCACCGGTCAGGACGTCGACGCCCGGTCCTGGCTCACCTCGGTCGCCTCGCTGAGTCAGCACGACTTCACCGCGGCGGAGGGCGCCCAGTTCCACTGCGCGCCGATGGCCCCGCAGGTGCGGAACGAGGTGGTCTACGACTGGCTGGACGGGATCTTCGGGCGCGTGCCCACGCCTCCCTCCCCTCCCGCACCGGTCGTGCCGCCCGCCCCGCCTGCAGCCGGTGGGTCGGCCGCGTCGACGCTCGCCGCGACCGGCGTCGCCGCAGGACCGGCAGCGGTGATCGCGACAGGGCTCGGGGCGGCGGGCGCTGGTGCGATCGCCCTCGCCCGCGGCGGCTCACCGCGACGCTCGTCGTGA
- a CDS encoding antibiotic biosynthesis monooxygenase — translation MIARVWTGQILTSDKAAYRECAESIRVPQTRAVEGNLGVWVLTSDLDAGFTEVLIISHWSTPEALEAWAGYDIDNPVFFEEEAHFFLEGAPTARHFTLAAGRPDPSVLFDPRG, via the coding sequence GTGATCGCACGAGTCTGGACGGGCCAGATCCTCACCTCGGACAAGGCCGCCTACCGCGAGTGCGCCGAGAGCATCCGGGTGCCTCAGACCCGGGCGGTGGAGGGCAACCTCGGCGTCTGGGTGCTCACCAGCGACCTCGACGCCGGCTTCACCGAGGTGCTGATCATCTCGCACTGGAGCACGCCCGAAGCGCTCGAGGCCTGGGCCGGGTACGACATCGACAACCCCGTCTTCTTCGAGGAGGAGGCCCACTTCTTCCTCGAAGGCGCGCCGACCGCACGGCACTTCACCCTCGCCGCCGGCCGGCCCGACCCCTCGGTCCTCTTCGACCCCCGGGGCTGA
- a CDS encoding glycosyltransferase, which yields MRRLVLLRIVVVLVVLLGANYIAWRWLFSLNWDAWWIAVPLIAAETYSFIDVCLFGMTMWRARTRPDPGPPPAEATVDVFIATYNEPVDLVMTTAVAAKRIRFPHQTWILDDGARPEMAARARAEGIGYITRGAEWLDRPRHAKAGNINNALEQTDGEYILILDADMIPRPEILDRTLGYFTDPLVALVQTPQVFSNVATGDPLGSQAPLFYGPIQQGKDGWNAAFFCGSNAILRREALMQLGIVGYVKELEDSIGSALRNAARVIEKSRSHPAAADPAVASALDEVAGAVADARRELRDREPFGEVTYRLHSRVDAATESIVAADVAGIESDLAEIRALAALGGPGSTPTEYAFDVEATVANLASRELSPLNALEAVQAVLRTIAIDRPDEAQPVMPLATISVTEDMATSMRMHGLGWKSVYHHELLADGLAPEDLGTMLTQRLRWAQGTMQVFLRENPLLQWRMKLPQRLMYFATMWSYLAGYAAVVYIAAPVIFLVLGILPVHAFAFEFFVRFIPFMVLNQLLFLVAAKGTPTWRGQQYSLALFPVWIRACTTAFTNVVLGIPLGFAVTPKTRPVTSGPQWHLIRPQLIVMAVLVLAIGVGLVRLLVDGAEPIGTGVNIAWAVYDLIVLSVLFGAARYEGYAQGEEKA from the coding sequence ATGAGACGACTCGTGCTGCTGAGGATCGTGGTGGTCCTCGTGGTGCTGCTCGGCGCGAACTACATCGCCTGGCGGTGGCTGTTCTCCCTCAACTGGGACGCCTGGTGGATCGCCGTCCCGCTGATCGCCGCCGAGACGTACAGCTTCATCGACGTCTGCCTCTTCGGCATGACGATGTGGCGTGCCCGCACCCGGCCCGACCCGGGGCCGCCGCCGGCCGAGGCGACGGTCGACGTGTTCATCGCGACCTACAACGAGCCCGTCGACCTGGTGATGACGACCGCGGTGGCGGCGAAGCGCATCCGCTTCCCCCACCAGACCTGGATCCTCGACGACGGAGCCCGGCCGGAGATGGCGGCGAGGGCCCGCGCCGAGGGGATCGGCTACATCACCCGGGGCGCGGAGTGGCTCGACCGGCCTCGGCACGCCAAGGCCGGGAACATCAACAACGCGCTCGAGCAGACCGACGGGGAGTACATCCTCATCCTCGACGCGGACATGATCCCCCGACCGGAGATCCTCGACCGGACGCTCGGCTACTTCACGGATCCGCTGGTGGCGCTGGTGCAGACCCCCCAGGTCTTCAGCAACGTCGCGACCGGCGACCCGCTCGGCAGCCAGGCTCCGCTCTTCTACGGCCCCATCCAGCAGGGCAAGGACGGCTGGAACGCCGCCTTCTTCTGCGGCTCGAACGCGATCCTGCGCCGAGAGGCGCTGATGCAGCTCGGCATCGTCGGATACGTGAAGGAGCTCGAGGACTCGATCGGCTCGGCGCTCCGCAACGCCGCCAGGGTGATCGAGAAGTCGCGATCGCACCCCGCGGCGGCGGACCCGGCCGTCGCCTCCGCGCTCGACGAGGTGGCCGGCGCGGTGGCCGACGCCCGGCGGGAGCTGCGGGATCGGGAGCCGTTCGGCGAGGTGACCTACCGCCTCCACTCCCGCGTGGACGCCGCCACGGAGTCGATCGTCGCCGCCGACGTGGCGGGGATCGAGAGCGATCTCGCCGAGATCCGCGCCCTGGCCGCTCTCGGCGGGCCGGGTTCCACTCCCACCGAGTACGCCTTCGACGTCGAGGCGACGGTGGCGAACCTGGCCAGCAGGGAGCTGTCGCCGCTCAACGCACTCGAGGCCGTGCAGGCGGTGCTCCGGACGATCGCGATCGACCGTCCCGACGAGGCCCAGCCCGTCATGCCGCTCGCGACCATCTCGGTGACCGAGGACATGGCGACCTCGATGCGGATGCACGGCCTCGGCTGGAAGAGCGTCTACCACCACGAGCTGCTCGCCGACGGCCTGGCGCCGGAGGACCTCGGGACGATGCTGACCCAGCGCCTCCGCTGGGCGCAGGGCACGATGCAGGTGTTCCTCCGAGAGAACCCGCTCCTCCAGTGGCGCATGAAGCTGCCGCAGCGGCTCATGTACTTCGCGACGATGTGGAGCTACCTCGCCGGATACGCCGCGGTCGTCTACATCGCCGCCCCCGTCATCTTCCTGGTGCTCGGCATCCTGCCGGTCCACGCCTTCGCGTTCGAGTTCTTCGTGCGGTTCATCCCGTTCATGGTGCTCAACCAGCTGCTCTTCCTCGTGGCCGCGAAGGGCACGCCCACCTGGCGCGGGCAGCAGTACAGCCTGGCGCTCTTCCCGGTCTGGATCCGGGCGTGCACCACGGCCTTCACGAACGTCGTGCTCGGCATCCCGCTCGGCTTCGCGGTCACGCCGAAGACCCGGCCCGTGACCAGCGGACCGCAGTGGCACCTCATCCGGCCCCAGCTGATCGTGATGGCCGTCCTCGTGCTCGCCATCGGCGTGGGCCTCGTGAGGCTCCTCGTCGACGGCGCCGAGCCGATCGGCACGGGGGTGAACATCGCCTGGGCGGTCTACGACCTCATCGTGCTGTCGGTGCTGTTCGGCGCGGCGCGGTACGAGGGGTACGCGCAAGGAGAGGAGAAGGCATGA
- a CDS encoding amino acid synthesis family protein — protein MSIDPYYDVRAFHSFVQETVHDLGPAPEQPLVKAAVAVVIKNPFAGQWVEDLSPLTGPSASIGTELGERALALLGGRPAESYGKGGIAGLAGEQEHVVACVTTVFGNALRDAVGGGKAWISSATKTAAAGTTIDIPLAYKDEVYVRSHYDAITVALPDAPRPDELVIIAAVATGGRVNARVGGMTVADVLAGTN, from the coding sequence ATGAGCATCGATCCGTACTACGACGTCCGCGCCTTCCACTCCTTCGTCCAGGAGACGGTGCACGACCTCGGCCCCGCGCCCGAGCAGCCCCTCGTCAAGGCCGCCGTCGCCGTGGTGATCAAGAATCCCTTCGCCGGGCAGTGGGTGGAGGACCTCTCCCCGCTCACCGGGCCGAGCGCGAGCATCGGCACCGAGCTCGGCGAGCGTGCGCTGGCCCTCCTCGGCGGTCGTCCCGCCGAGAGCTACGGCAAGGGCGGCATCGCCGGCCTCGCCGGGGAGCAGGAGCACGTGGTGGCCTGCGTGACCACCGTCTTCGGCAACGCCCTCCGCGACGCGGTCGGCGGCGGGAAGGCCTGGATCTCGTCGGCGACCAAGACCGCCGCGGCGGGGACGACCATCGACATCCCGCTGGCGTACAAGGATGAGGTGTACGTGCGGTCGCACTACGACGCGATCACCGTGGCGCTTCCCGACGCCCCTCGACCCGACGAGCTCGTCATCATCGCGGCCGTGGCCACAGGAGGCCGGGTGAACGCCCGCGTGGGCGGCATGACCGTCGCCGACGTCCTCGCCGGCACGAACTAG
- a CDS encoding STAS domain-containing protein produces the protein MSQFTIEPRGEGRAVLGGTGRLNAVAAPAFRALVGEATASGLTRIAVDLSGISFIDSTGLGALVGALKTARQAGGDLRIAAPTAQVTMVLELSNMDRVFRTYDSAEDALVFGAATGDGD, from the coding sequence ATGAGTCAGTTCACGATCGAGCCTCGCGGGGAGGGGCGGGCCGTCCTCGGCGGGACGGGGAGGCTGAACGCGGTCGCGGCGCCCGCGTTCCGAGCCCTGGTGGGCGAGGCCACGGCATCCGGGCTGACGCGCATCGCCGTCGATCTCAGCGGGATCTCGTTCATCGACTCGACCGGACTGGGAGCGCTCGTCGGGGCGCTGAAGACGGCACGCCAGGCCGGCGGAGACCTCCGGATCGCGGCGCCAACCGCTCAGGTGACCATGGTCCTCGAGCTGTCGAACATGGACCGCGTGTTCCGGACGTACGACTCAGCGGAGGACGCCCTCGTCTTCGGCGCCGCCACCGGCGACGGGGACTGA
- a CDS encoding class II aldolase/adducin family protein — MTYTHSQYFEDQSIASVLADVARAHRILELEGHGDMSMGHLSFRDPFGRGLWLKRGNLALSEVEGDDFILIDFDGTVLEGTGLRHLEWPLHAEIMKARPDVNFVGHSHSHYATVLGASEEPLKPYNNHGVWFAYEGVPRFTETSHIITTVPLGVAAAKALGDAQAILLANHGVAFVGSTVAEVTLTGIFLEKAARFQVDLKSSGFAPIEPTVEETKEKFDRIYPPKAQHNFWTFFNRRLDRVEAQFGIGISPIGLPPGI; from the coding sequence ATGACCTACACCCACTCGCAGTACTTCGAGGACCAGTCCATCGCGAGCGTGCTCGCCGACGTGGCCCGTGCTCACCGCATCCTCGAGCTCGAGGGCCACGGCGACATGTCCATGGGACACCTGTCGTTCCGCGACCCGTTCGGCCGCGGCCTCTGGCTCAAGCGCGGCAACCTCGCGCTCAGCGAGGTCGAGGGCGACGACTTCATCCTCATCGACTTCGACGGCACCGTGCTCGAGGGCACCGGGCTCCGGCACCTCGAGTGGCCGCTGCACGCCGAGATCATGAAGGCGCGCCCCGACGTGAACTTCGTCGGCCACTCGCACTCCCACTACGCGACCGTGCTCGGAGCTTCCGAGGAGCCGCTGAAGCCCTACAACAACCACGGCGTGTGGTTCGCGTACGAGGGCGTGCCGCGCTTCACCGAGACGAGCCACATCATCACCACGGTGCCGCTCGGCGTCGCCGCCGCGAAGGCTCTGGGGGACGCGCAGGCCATCCTGCTCGCCAACCACGGCGTCGCCTTCGTCGGCTCGACGGTGGCGGAGGTCACCCTGACGGGGATCTTCCTCGAGAAGGCGGCCCGGTTCCAGGTCGACCTCAAGTCGTCGGGCTTCGCCCCGATCGAGCCCACGGTCGAGGAGACCAAGGAGAAGTTCGACCGCATCTACCCGCCGAAGGCCCAGCACAACTTCTGGACCTTCTTCAACCGCCGTCTCGACCGTGTCGAGGCGCAGTTCGGCATCGGCATCTCGCCGATCGGCCTCCCGCCCGGAATCTGA
- a CDS encoding FAD-dependent oxidoreductase yields the protein MTERRRHAEISGGGFAGLTAATALAQRGWSVRLHERSPELRTEGAGIVLWNNSLQVIDAIKAGPDLMSRSMTPPAYETRMNNVIQSQETLDGIRWRTLTRPHLFQTLLVAAREAGVEVVAGSEVVGASPDGTIRFANGDSAEADLIIGADGVGSAVRDSLDIPLKRERSRDGITRFLVPRRKAELQALEPDTEWDNVIDFWNLDPRVLRVLYTPANDEELYIALMSPAADADGSRVPIDLDLWTSVFPQLAPVLEDAAKTPGRYYGYQTTRLDHWTEGKVALIGDAAHAMCPALAQGAGCAMQNAWTLAVAATEADDIPAALIDWERLERPYTDIAQDRSQWYADTREMAKGNQFQGDSVVTATYNPTDPHRHEVHA from the coding sequence ATGACCGAACGCCGACGCCACGCCGAGATCTCGGGTGGGGGCTTCGCGGGTCTCACCGCGGCCACCGCACTGGCACAGAGGGGATGGAGCGTCCGGCTCCACGAGCGCTCACCCGAGTTGCGCACCGAGGGCGCCGGGATCGTGCTCTGGAACAACAGCCTCCAGGTCATCGACGCCATCAAGGCCGGGCCCGACCTGATGTCGAGGTCGATGACGCCGCCCGCCTACGAGACCAGGATGAACAACGTCATCCAGTCCCAGGAGACGCTCGACGGCATCCGCTGGCGCACCCTGACCCGCCCGCACCTCTTCCAGACCCTGCTGGTCGCAGCGCGGGAGGCCGGTGTCGAGGTGGTCGCGGGCTCGGAGGTCGTCGGGGCCAGCCCGGATGGAACGATCCGGTTCGCGAACGGCGACTCCGCCGAGGCCGACCTCATCATCGGCGCCGACGGCGTCGGATCCGCCGTGCGCGACTCGTTGGACATCCCCCTGAAGCGCGAGCGCTCGCGTGACGGCATCACCCGCTTCCTCGTCCCGCGTCGCAAGGCCGAGCTGCAGGCGCTCGAGCCTGACACCGAGTGGGACAACGTCATCGACTTCTGGAACCTCGACCCGCGTGTGCTCCGCGTGCTGTACACGCCGGCCAATGACGAGGAGCTCTACATCGCGCTCATGTCGCCCGCGGCCGACGCGGACGGCTCGAGGGTGCCCATCGACCTCGACCTCTGGACGAGCGTCTTCCCCCAGCTCGCCCCGGTGCTCGAGGATGCGGCGAAGACCCCGGGTCGTTACTACGGCTACCAGACCACACGCCTCGACCACTGGACCGAGGGCAAGGTCGCGCTCATCGGCGACGCCGCCCACGCCATGTGCCCCGCGCTCGCCCAGGGCGCCGGATGCGCGATGCAGAACGCCTGGACGCTCGCCGTCGCCGCGACCGAGGCGGACGACATCCCCGCGGCCCTCATCGACTGGGAGCGGCTCGAGCGTCCGTACACCGACATCGCCCAGGACCGCTCCCAGTGGTACGCCGACACCCGCGAGATGGCGAAGGGCAACCAGTTCCAGGGCGACAGCGTCGTCACCGCCACCTACAACCCGACCGATCCGCACCGACACGAGGTCCACGCATGA